The proteins below are encoded in one region of Thermodesulfovibrionales bacterium:
- a CDS encoding LapA family protein, whose translation MQLFLFLAFIIAVIVVLFAVQNASIITISFLSYHFQGSLPFVLVIIFASGFVTGVLMMLPSSLRKSLALREQKKKVKALQEGMTKESLHSQTKDPRTL comes from the coding sequence ATGCAGCTCTTTCTTTTTCTGGCGTTCATCATCGCTGTCATAGTCGTGCTCTTTGCCGTTCAGAATGCCTCAATCATTACCATCTCCTTTCTCTCCTATCATTTTCAGGGGTCCCTCCCCTTTGTCCTCGTCATCATCTTTGCGTCAGGATTCGTCACAGGGGTGCTCATGATGCTGCCTTCAAGCCTCAGGAAGAGTCTTGCCCTGCGGGAGCAAAAGAAAAAGGTGAAAGCACTTCAGGAAGGAATGACAAAAGAGTCTCTTCATTCTCAGACAAAGGACCCAAGAACTCTTTGA
- a CDS encoding class I SAM-dependent methyltransferase: MEGKKRERYWGAFACTYDDGAEYVVGKALRQAILHRLSEERDLGDTVEFGCGTGYFTTALAVNAASLTATDLSDEMLAVARVRLKDFSRVTISKTDCEGTPFTPESFDTVFMANVLHTIRNPRKALQESYRILKDGGLLLIVLYTDFGMSWFEKMELALRYFVTFGMPPPHGLKNYSPDELGSLVRSVGFNNVEIQLLGDKPKALYLRGRKA, encoded by the coding sequence ATGGAAGGAAAAAAAAGGGAACGATACTGGGGCGCCTTCGCCTGTACGTACGATGACGGTGCAGAGTATGTTGTCGGGAAGGCTCTTCGCCAGGCGATCCTCCATCGACTGTCTGAAGAACGTGACCTGGGAGACACTGTAGAATTCGGATGCGGAACAGGATATTTTACGACGGCCCTGGCTGTGAATGCAGCGTCTCTTACGGCAACGGACCTTTCCGATGAGATGCTGGCAGTCGCACGAGTGCGCCTGAAAGACTTTTCGCGGGTGACCATCTCCAAAACGGATTGTGAAGGCACGCCGTTCACGCCGGAGAGCTTTGATACCGTCTTTATGGCAAACGTCCTCCACACGATAAGAAATCCCCGCAAGGCACTTCAGGAAAGTTATCGGATTTTGAAGGACGGCGGTCTGCTGCTCATCGTGCTCTACACGGATTTCGGCATGAGCTGGTTCGAGAAGATGGAACTGGCCCTGAGATATTTCGTCACATTCGGCATGCCCCCTCCCCATGGTCTGAAGAACTATTCTCCCGATGAACTCGGATCGCTCGTAAGAAGCGTCGGATTTAACAACGTAGAGATTCAGCTTCTGGGAGATAAACCGAAAGCCCTCTATTTGAGGGGCCGGAAGGCGTGA